A genomic region of Desulfobulbaceae bacterium contains the following coding sequences:
- the recA gene encoding recombinase RecA produces the protein MATNANGQTDKQKTLESAVFQIQKQFGKGSIMRLGSGTAEAIPAISTGILSIDIATGIGGIPRGRVSEIYGPESSGKTTFALHCIAEAQKAGGVAAFIDAEHALDVQYAEKLGVNIDDLLVSQPDYGEQALEIAEILIRSNAVDIIVIDSVAARVPKTEIDGNIGDTHVGLQARLMSQAMRKLSGVLNRAHTSLLFINQIRMKIGVMYGNPETTPGGNALKFYSSMRLEIRKITAIKIGEDVVGNRTRVKVVKNKVAPPFKIAEFDIIYGEGMSKVGDLLDMAVELGVVEKSGAWYSQNGERIGQGRENAKVFLREHDDIANEIASKVKLGLGIGAETPAKAKTKQEKVEKQDK, from the coding sequence ATGGCAACTAATGCAAACGGTCAAACCGACAAACAAAAAACCCTCGAATCAGCGGTATTTCAGATCCAGAAACAGTTTGGCAAGGGCTCCATCATGCGTCTGGGCTCCGGCACAGCAGAGGCTATTCCGGCAATATCAACCGGCATTTTAAGTATTGATATTGCCACTGGTATTGGTGGCATACCAAGAGGCCGGGTGTCAGAAATATATGGGCCTGAATCGTCTGGTAAAACCACATTTGCCTTACACTGTATTGCTGAGGCTCAGAAAGCAGGCGGGGTTGCTGCGTTCATCGATGCTGAACATGCTCTTGACGTTCAGTATGCTGAAAAACTTGGTGTGAATATTGATGATCTGCTGGTCTCACAACCGGATTACGGTGAACAGGCTTTGGAGATTGCCGAAATTTTGATTCGGAGCAACGCCGTTGATATTATTGTTATCGATTCGGTCGCAGCCCGTGTTCCCAAGACTGAAATTGATGGAAATATTGGTGACACTCATGTTGGACTCCAGGCCCGCTTGATGTCTCAGGCAATGCGTAAGCTGTCAGGTGTTCTCAATCGGGCCCATACTTCGTTGCTTTTCATCAATCAAATTCGTATGAAGATAGGCGTCATGTACGGCAACCCGGAAACAACCCCAGGTGGAAATGCTTTAAAGTTTTACTCCTCAATGCGCCTGGAAATTCGTAAAATCACTGCGATTAAAATAGGCGAAGATGTGGTTGGTAATCGGACGCGGGTTAAAGTAGTGAAAAATAAAGTCGCTCCGCCATTTAAAATAGCTGAGTTTGATATTATTTATGGCGAGGGTATGTCCAAGGTTGGTGACCTGCTGGATATGGCGGTTGAGCTGGGCGTGGTCGAAAAAAGCGGCGCCTGGTACTCTCAAAATGGCGAGAGAATCGGGCAGGGACGAGAAAATGCCAAGGTCTTCCTGAGAGAACATGACGATATTGCCAATGAGATTGCCTCGAAGGTTAAGCTTGGGCTTGGGATTGGTGCCGAGACTCCTGCTAAGGCCAAGACAAAGCAGGAAAAGGTAGAGAAGCAGGATAAATAG